The stretch of DNA TTAAATGGAGATAACGTTGTTAATCGTTCAAAAAATATAGCATGGTATCAAGAAGCACCATTGTTACACACATTGGAAACCATGCACATTAGTAGTGATTTTAATAAGGTTGATGCGCGATTTCCTGTGCAAACTTTATTAAGAACTCAAAACGAAACTCACGAAGACCATATTAAATATGCCGGACAGATTGCCAGCGGCATCTTTAGAGTTGATGACGAAGTCACTATTTTACCTTCAAAAATAACTTCAAAAATAAAAAGTATCGATGTGTTCGGGAAACAAATAACAGAAGCTCATGCTCCCATGTCTATAGCTATCTCTCTCCAAGACCATATAGACATAAATAGAGGGGAAATGATTGTACGAACAAATAACCAACCTAAAGTATCGCTCAATATAGAAGTTTTATTATGTTGGTTACATAATAATAAAGCAATCCCTAATGCTAAATATACCATACGACATACTACGAATGAACAAAAAGCAGTCATAGAAGAAGTCATTTATAAAATAGACATCCATTCTTTAAAACGACATACTGAAAACAAGACGTTACATATGAATGATATTACCAAAGTAAAAATAAGGACTGATAAACCATTAATAATCGATTCTTATAGAAAAAATAAAACGACGGGTAGTATTATTTTAATTGATACTATTACAAACGAAACTGTAGCAGCTGGCATGATTATTTAAACTGATTTAATCGAAATTGCTCCTCTCTTTTCAAAACTACTACGCGCACAAATGTTGATTAACAAAAGTTAGACACTAATCACACAAATTCACACGAATCTAATACTTTATAGTATAGATTGGCTTAAAATGAACAAGAACTCCCTGCTTGTACAAGCTTGAAATCAGCCGATAGACAGATTAATTAGTGTAAATTTGTGTCATTCGTGTCTTATTTACAATGTCACGTTTTTTAGAATGAATCCTTTTTCGGTTCAAATTTTTAACTCCTCTATGGTTTCTGTCATTGAGATCCCTAGGCTTTTTAACTCTTTTAAAATAGGCGCGTAAATAGATTTCTTAATTGGAATATGTACTCCTATATCAGTTATTTTTTTATCAAGAATCATTTTAACACCTATGCCGGCTGGAAGGGCAACGGTTCGGGCTATGGATGTATATTCATTATTTCCATAATCTAACATTCTAGAAATTACAGTTTCCTTTTCCCCATTGGCTTTAGTAATGTTAAAAACATGTTGCATAATCACCATATCTCGTTCAGATTTATCCATCATCATTTTATCAATCATTAAATCTGAAGTAAGATCGAATGGGGAACCTTTTTCTAAATGAACAGGTTTATTATCTAATACACCTAACCATTCGATAGCTTTTAACCCGATATGATTATCATCTATATTGAATTTAGCTTTAATAGCATTTTTTAGACCATCGGGTTTAAAACCATTTATTTCTGCGGTTACTTGAGCAAACGTCTTTCCTGTAAAATCCAGCTCATTATAACCCGTTAGGTTTAAGGCTTTCAGCAGGTCTAAAGCTTCACACCAATTTTGATAACGAAAAGTACCTCTAAACATAGTTTTAACTTCTGGAATTCCATAAATATCAATATAAG from Flavivirga spongiicola encodes:
- a CDS encoding sulfate adenylyltransferase subunit 1; the encoded protein is MQENKQLLRFITAGSVDDGKSTLIGRLLYDSKSIFEDQLKSVQNTSKKNGIHAINLAFFTDGLRDEREQGITIDVAYRYFLTPKRKFIIADTPGHVEFTRNMITGASTANVIIVLIDARYGVVEQTKRHSFIASLLSIPHIIVCVNKMDLVDYSEDVFNRIINDYEAFSSKLLVKDIRFIPISALNGDNVVNRSKNIAWYQEAPLLHTLETMHISSDFNKVDARFPVQTLLRTQNETHEDHIKYAGQIASGIFRVDDEVTILPSKITSKIKSIDVFGKQITEAHAPMSIAISLQDHIDINRGEMIVRTNNQPKVSLNIEVLLCWLHNNKAIPNAKYTIRHTTNEQKAVIEEVIYKIDIHSLKRHTENKTLHMNDITKVKIRTDKPLIIDSYRKNKTTGSIILIDTITNETVAAGMII